A stretch of Gemmatimonadota bacterium DNA encodes these proteins:
- a CDS encoding dipeptidase, whose product MIRLLRAFPVPVGIVLALLASFFFAVPAYVDGDMNRVDDGPAIPVTARAAQLHATLTVVDLHNDLLLWDRGLPGPHARGHTDLTRLARGNVALQVFSTVTKTPKAQNYERNSAATDNITLLAVASRWPPRTYGSLLARALHQAGKLERTAAIAPDRLLLVRTAADLRTALQLRTEWRGDADARPVIGFLNTEGLHAIEGELANVDTLFAHGFRMAGLAHFFDNEVAGSAHGEAKGGLTPLGRTVVARMQSLGMLVDLAHASPAAFGEALALATKPVVVSHVGVQATCPGPRNLTDDQLRALAANGALIGIGFWDGAICSSSPRDVAKAMRHAVDVAGLAHVALGSDWDGATTVTIAGDSAAQLTQALLDAGFTEAEIRAVMGENAIRFLLANLPP is encoded by the coding sequence ATGATCCGGCTCCTCCGCGCCTTCCCCGTTCCCGTCGGGATCGTGCTCGCGCTGCTCGCGAGCTTCTTCTTCGCCGTGCCGGCGTACGTGGACGGCGACATGAACCGCGTCGACGACGGGCCGGCCATCCCGGTGACGGCGCGCGCCGCGCAGTTGCACGCGACGCTCACCGTCGTGGACCTGCACAACGACCTCCTGCTCTGGGATCGCGGGCTCCCGGGCCCGCACGCGCGGGGCCACACGGATCTCACGCGACTCGCGCGCGGCAATGTCGCGCTGCAGGTGTTCAGCACCGTCACCAAGACGCCCAAGGCGCAGAACTACGAGCGCAACAGCGCCGCGACCGACAACATCACGTTGCTCGCGGTGGCGTCGCGCTGGCCGCCGCGGACGTACGGGTCGCTGCTGGCGCGCGCGCTGCACCAGGCGGGGAAGCTCGAGCGGACGGCGGCGATCGCGCCGGACCGCCTGTTGCTCGTGCGCACGGCGGCCGACCTGCGCACCGCGCTGCAGCTCCGCACCGAGTGGCGCGGCGACGCCGACGCGCGGCCGGTGATCGGCTTCCTCAACACCGAAGGGCTGCACGCCATCGAAGGGGAGCTCGCGAACGTCGACACGCTCTTCGCCCACGGCTTCCGCATGGCCGGGCTCGCGCACTTCTTCGACAACGAGGTCGCCGGCTCGGCGCACGGTGAGGCGAAGGGCGGGCTCACCCCGCTCGGCCGCACCGTCGTCGCGCGGATGCAGTCGCTCGGCATGCTCGTCGATCTCGCGCATGCGTCCCCGGCCGCGTTCGGCGAGGCGCTCGCGCTGGCCACCAAGCCGGTGGTGGTGAGCCATGTGGGTGTGCAGGCGACCTGCCCCGGTCCGCGCAACCTCACCGACGACCAGCTGCGCGCGCTGGCGGCGAACGGCGCGCTCATCGGCATCGGGTTCTGGGACGGCGCCATCTGCAGCAGCTCGCCGCGCGACGTGGCGAAGGCGATGCGGCACGCGGTCGATGTCGCCGGGCTCGCGCACGTCGCGCTCGGCTCCGACTGGGATGGCGCGACGACGGTGACGATCGCCGGCGACTCGGCGGCGCAGCTCACGCAGGCCCTGCTCGACGCCGGCTTCACCGAGGCGGAGATCCGCGCGGTGATGGGCGAGAACGCGATCCGCTTCCTGCTGGCCAACCTGCCGCCCTGA